GATGGCCTTTCCGTTCTTCTCGCTGGCGAAGTCGCGGCGTACCGCGCCGATCGACTTCCGCGCCGGCGGCATCACCATCCGCGTGGAGGGTACGCAGGAGCACGGCATCGCAACGATATGGGATGCCGACCTGCTGATTTGGGCCGCCTCGCAGATCGTGGAGGCGCGCGACGCGGGCTTGCGCCCGTCGCGCTGGATACGCGCCACTCCCTACGAGATCCTGCGCTTCATCGGGCGCGGCACGTCTCTCAACGACTACCTGCGCCTGAAAGCCGCGCTCGACCGGCTGCAATCGACCACGGTGGCCACGTCCATCCGCGAAACCACGGGAAGGCGATTGCATCGCTTCTCGTGGATCAACGAGTGGAAGGAACTGGCCGATGCCAGCGGCGTGCCGCTGGGCATCGAACTGATCCTGCCGGACTGGTTCTATGCGGGCGTGCTCGATGCCGCCTTGGTGCTGACCATCGACCCAGCCTATTTCCGCTTGAAGGGCGGGATCGAGCGCTGGCTGTACCGCCTGGTGCGCAAGCACGGCGGCAAGCAGCCGGGCGGCTGGCAATTCGACTTCCGGCACCTGCACCGCAAGTCGGGCAGCGCTGCGCGCTTCTCCGACTTCGCTTACGACCTGCGCGTCCTGGTGGCGCGGCAGTCGCTGCCCGGCTACGTCCTGGGCATCGAGCGAATGCCGGACGACGGACAAGAACTGCTGACCTTCCGGCCCGTGCTGCACACGGCACGGGGATAACTCGTGGAAAAGGTGTGGACGGCCTCGTGCTATCAGGAGTACCGGGTATCGTGCTATCGGGAGTACGCCTATCGTGCTATCAGGAGTACGAAAACGCCGGAAAGCCAATAACGGCGCGGGTTTGCGGCCCCTCTAACTTCCCTAACAAGAAATACATAACTTTTAGTAGAAGCGCGCCGTTTCGGTGGACAACCGAGAAACGGCACGGCGAACAGCGTTTTGCACGGCAGGTAAAGCCCGGCTTTCCAGCAGGGAGGGCCGCGCCATGATCCTCGCTCTGCTCAACCAGAAAGGCGGTGTCGGCAAGACCACGCTCGCCACGCACATCGCGGGCGAACTGGCGATGCGCGGCCAGCATGTCGTCCTGCTCGATGCCGACCCGCAGGGTTCATCCCTGGACTGGACGCAGCGCAGAAGCCAGCAAGGCTTGCCACGGCTGTTCAGCGCCGTGGGCCTCGCACGCGAAACGCTGCATCAGGAAGCGCCAGAACTCGCCAGGCGGGCCGATCACGTCATCATCGACGGGCCGCCGCGCATCGCCGCCTTGGCGCGCTCCGCGCTGCTGGCGGCCGAGCGCGTGCTGATCCCGGTGCAGCCCAGCCCCTACGACCTCTGGGCCAGCTCGGAAATGGTTTCGCTGATCCGCGAGGCGCAGGTGTTCCGGCCGCTGCTCCGCGCGGCCTTCGTCATCAACCGGCGCGTCAGCACCACCATCATCGGGCGCGAGGCGCGGCAATCGCTCGCCGAACAGCCGCTGCCCGCGCTGCGCTCGGAGGTGCATCAGCGCATCGTCTTCGCCGACAGCGTGGCCGCTGGCCGGCTCGCACGCGAGACAGCGCCCGACAGTGCCGCCGCCCGCGAAATCACCGCCCTGGTGGACGAACTGCTGCGGTGGCCGACATGACAGCGCAGCAGCCACCCAACAGCAAACGCACGGGCAAGCGCGTCGGCATCGGCGCACGTCCGCCCGCGAATCCGCACGCCGAGGCGTGGATTCGTCAGGGCGATGCCGACGCGCTGGGCAAAGGCGACCTCTACACGGCCCGCCTCACGCTCGACATCACGCCCGCCATGCGGGCGCGCATCAAGGTGTCGGCCTTCACGCAAGGCGTGACCGTGGCCGACCTGCTGCGCGGCCTGCTGGAGCGGGAGTTTCCGCCGGAGAACACACCTATTAGTGATATATGCGCTGCAAAACCAGGTGCGCGTGGTGATCATATTCATAAAGCTTGCACCGCGGAAATCTGCGCCTTGTGCGCGGCAGTGGCGAATTTCAATGCCCAAGGCACTGACGTTGCGGA
The Achromobacter sp. AONIH1 DNA segment above includes these coding regions:
- a CDS encoding replication initiator protein A translates to MAVAMSSPPGQALQREQLDLFRALPGDMAPRDSQDLMAFPFFSLAKSRRTAPIDFRAGGITIRVEGTQEHGIATIWDADLLIWAASQIVEARDAGLRPSRWIRATPYEILRFIGRGTSLNDYLRLKAALDRLQSTTVATSIRETTGRRLHRFSWINEWKELADASGVPLGIELILPDWFYAGVLDAALVLTIDPAYFRLKGGIERWLYRLVRKHGGKQPGGWQFDFRHLHRKSGSAARFSDFAYDLRVLVARQSLPGYVLGIERMPDDGQELLTFRPVLHTARG
- the parA gene encoding ParA family partition ATPase; translation: MILALLNQKGGVGKTTLATHIAGELAMRGQHVVLLDADPQGSSLDWTQRRSQQGLPRLFSAVGLARETLHQEAPELARRADHVIIDGPPRIAALARSALLAAERVLIPVQPSPYDLWASSEMVSLIREAQVFRPLLRAAFVINRRVSTTIIGREARQSLAEQPLPALRSEVHQRIVFADSVAAGRLARETAPDSAAAREITALVDELLRWPT